The following proteins come from a genomic window of Phnomibacter ginsenosidimutans:
- a CDS encoding glycosyltransferase family 2 protein produces MLSHSKSDNPLKASVIIPTYNYAEYIGRAIDSVLAQQYPAVEIIVVDDGSTDDTTAVVAALQQQLPMLHYHAQPNSGKAVATQQGIALATGDFICTLDADDWLLPGKLAATAAVLQQYPSVVHVASPAQIQWQEGRQPVTEPIPTALLGQPLKGSDVLQYFFQRNMLFGGGSTFAMRTAAAKQIQWQPAIDMYTDEWLVIAALLAGDTYFLPEPYSVWWVHQRNYSGSGGEALLHKQHRLRQSSQAVLQQLANSHAPAWLQNAYQLKHDTRELAWQETAHSKTLSGTWAYTRRHLLSGRHRLSTLWHYHAFHRLLKW; encoded by the coding sequence TTGCTGTCACACTCCAAAAGCGATAACCCCCTGAAAGCCTCGGTCATCATACCCACCTACAACTATGCCGAATACATTGGCCGTGCCATTGATTCGGTACTGGCGCAGCAATATCCGGCGGTAGAAATCATTGTGGTAGACGATGGAAGCACCGATGATACAACAGCAGTAGTGGCAGCGTTGCAACAGCAGCTACCGATGCTCCATTACCATGCGCAGCCCAACAGCGGCAAAGCGGTGGCTACGCAGCAGGGCATTGCACTCGCCACCGGCGATTTCATTTGCACCCTCGATGCCGACGATTGGTTGCTCCCCGGCAAGCTGGCCGCTACAGCAGCCGTGTTGCAGCAATACCCTTCCGTGGTACACGTGGCCAGCCCGGCACAAATTCAGTGGCAGGAGGGCAGGCAGCCGGTAACAGAACCCATCCCCACTGCATTACTCGGGCAGCCCCTCAAGGGCAGCGATGTATTGCAATATTTCTTTCAGCGCAACATGCTGTTTGGCGGCGGCTCTACGTTTGCCATGCGTACGGCGGCAGCCAAACAAATCCAATGGCAGCCCGCCATCGATATGTACACCGATGAATGGCTGGTGATAGCCGCCCTGCTGGCCGGCGATACTTATTTCCTGCCCGAGCCATACAGTGTGTGGTGGGTACACCAGCGCAATTACTCGGGCAGCGGGGGAGAAGCCCTGCTGCACAAACAACACCGCCTGCGCCAATCCAGTCAGGCAGTATTACAACAGTTAGCCAACAGTCATGCACCAGCATGGCTGCAAAATGCCTACCAGCTCAAACACGATACCCGTGAGCTGGCCTGGCAGGAAACTGCACACAGCAAAACCTTATCCGGCACCTGGGCCTACACCCGCCGCCACCTGCTCAGTGGCCGCCATCGCCTCAGCACCCTATGGCACTACCACGCCTTCCACCGCCTGCTGAAATGGTAG
- a CDS encoding class I SAM-dependent methyltransferase: MEVFAEKTISLYGSDVWYTKPVCCLHCQSQSQKMAVSCLKYNYAFTTIANTSISLQAQIMASRTFQWISSTDPQNKLQLEQLHQRMMQFYANESTRDGYQVLIPTSENTTPADPVSIAFLHWFQQQQFSNIIEVGCGNGRTFNYLQHLMANATYTGIEVDEQSITRNQQRWPHQRWIQSDAYTLPVPEESADLIFSMYVLEHLVYPKKALDLMYQKLKPGGILALVFPDFTCTKRLPSQQLGLSLLQSAKQKFQKLKLIDAFISLYDSKIRLQKALKEITKQPGMFMVNTAPNCLVADNKQVWPDYDAVYIAHKMEIAHWATQHNASIDFPMGKGKPFDEHSFIIIEKQPEND, encoded by the coding sequence GTGGAAGTTTTCGCTGAAAAAACAATCTCGCTATATGGCTCTGATGTCTGGTATACAAAGCCAGTTTGCTGCCTGCATTGCCAATCTCAAAGCCAGAAAATGGCAGTCAGCTGTCTTAAATATAATTACGCTTTTACTACTATTGCCAACACTTCTATTTCACTCCAAGCACAAATAATGGCTTCTAGAACATTCCAATGGATTTCAAGTACTGACCCACAAAACAAACTGCAACTGGAGCAGCTGCACCAGCGCATGATGCAGTTTTATGCAAATGAATCAACGAGAGATGGCTATCAGGTACTCATTCCAACTAGCGAAAACACAACTCCAGCCGACCCTGTTTCAATTGCCTTTCTTCATTGGTTTCAACAACAACAATTTTCAAACATCATTGAAGTCGGTTGTGGCAATGGCAGAACCTTTAACTACTTACAACACCTGATGGCAAATGCTACCTATACAGGCATAGAAGTAGATGAGCAGTCAATAACAAGAAATCAACAACGATGGCCACACCAACGATGGATACAGTCAGATGCTTATACATTGCCTGTGCCAGAAGAATCTGCTGACCTCATTTTTTCCATGTACGTTCTAGAACACTTGGTTTACCCCAAAAAAGCCTTAGACCTGATGTATCAAAAACTCAAACCTGGTGGCATACTGGCATTGGTATTTCCCGATTTTACATGTACCAAGCGGTTGCCTTCGCAACAATTGGGACTGAGTTTGCTGCAGTCTGCAAAACAAAAGTTTCAAAAGCTTAAGTTGATAGATGCGTTTATCAGCTTGTATGATAGTAAAATCAGATTACAAAAAGCATTAAAAGAAATAACAAAGCAGCCCGGGATGTTCATGGTCAATACAGCTCCTAACTGTTTAGTTGCCGACAACAAACAAGTTTGGCCCGATTATGACGCAGTATACATTGCTCATAAAATGGAAATAGCACATTGGGCAACCCAACATAATGCAAGTATTGATTTTCCGATGGGAAAGGGTAAACCCTTTGATGAACATAGTTTTATTATTATAGAAAAACAGCCTGAGAATGACTGA
- a CDS encoding glycosyltransferase family 2 protein produces the protein MTESKASIPIVVLTPTKNEAWIIKYFLEATLNFAHHIIIADQNSTDETVSICNEYSNVTVIKNESDKYDEAYRQMLLLDTARKMFPGDKIIFALDADEIISADSIDAAAWIDLKKQKPGTVFYFEKPELYINTTQTIRYYHRYYPLAFIDDDTISHHPKAVHSIRIPTSIAQPKVEIDTIKFLHVAYLRPKTQRAKYRFYAVQENMLNTSPWYRRRRRYRNGNHLLHWEVVENAPNEWFKYESQIKIDLSEISDPEISWYDLAIKEAFEKYGTRKFWLDDIWDQEWQTIFKSSPRIKNPPKFLTSLLKFTDKFNK, from the coding sequence ATGACTGAATCTAAAGCAAGCATTCCAATCGTAGTACTTACTCCCACAAAAAACGAAGCGTGGATTATCAAATATTTTTTAGAGGCCACGTTAAATTTTGCCCACCACATTATTATTGCGGACCAGAATAGTACCGACGAAACCGTAAGCATTTGTAATGAGTATAGCAATGTTACTGTCATCAAGAACGAAAGCGATAAATATGATGAAGCCTACAGACAAATGTTGTTGCTTGATACTGCTAGGAAAATGTTTCCTGGAGATAAAATAATATTTGCTTTAGATGCAGATGAAATTATTTCTGCAGATAGTATTGACGCTGCCGCATGGATTGATTTAAAAAAACAAAAACCTGGTACGGTCTTTTATTTTGAAAAGCCAGAACTATATATCAATACCACTCAAACCATTAGGTACTATCACAGGTATTACCCTCTCGCTTTTATAGATGATGACACTATCTCACATCATCCGAAAGCAGTTCATAGTATTCGCATTCCAACATCAATTGCTCAACCAAAAGTTGAAATTGATACTATAAAGTTTTTACATGTAGCATACTTACGACCGAAAACACAAAGGGCTAAATACAGATTTTATGCAGTGCAAGAAAACATGTTAAATACTAGCCCTTGGTACAGAAGACGAAGAAGGTACAGAAATGGAAATCATTTGCTTCATTGGGAGGTTGTTGAAAACGCACCAAATGAATGGTTCAAATATGAAAGTCAAATTAAAATTGATTTAAGTGAAATTTCCGATCCAGAAATAAGTTGGTATGATTTAGCAATCAAAGAAGCCTTTGAAAAATATGGTACTCGAAAGTTCTGGTTAGATGATATTTGGGATCAAGAATGGCAAACCATATTTAAATCATCACCCCGAATAAAAAATCCGCCGAAATTTTTGACTTCTCTGTTGAAGTTTACCGACAAGTTCAACAAATAA
- a CDS encoding glycosyltransferase family 4 protein, translating into MPSLLIITPNYAPLICGVGHHSQVLAGRLRQRGWTVSILTKRTHGWCLLQEGAAEQPMGKQLQKAILQSLPHTSANTKLLWQYAPNGFSNKGMPVFLIALMLRLRLQGIRQYIFFHEIAMRTLGYGSRQMLFSMVQKWLANKMNVLAKASATSIALYQQYCWLYKPIIIPAGSNFQLPKQPPAPIVSEGLRCCCFTNRCSHALLQAFAQWLVDNPAHQLILIGQANPAQTAQIQQWLSELKLQSSVQCLGALPATDMMDQLLLSDIVLQWQPRTANGQGGVSAKNGTIAAAMQAGKPIITIAGDMTEATYFRHGQTCWLLQEDTPQAWLDAVQELGGNATLRQQLGHAAQACYQQYMSDTVLTNQFEKLLNNELMSQCANELMS; encoded by the coding sequence TTGCCGTCCTTACTCATCATTACCCCCAACTATGCCCCGTTGATATGCGGCGTAGGGCACCACAGCCAAGTGCTGGCCGGCAGGTTGCGCCAACGGGGTTGGACAGTAAGCATCCTCACCAAAAGAACGCATGGCTGGTGTTTACTGCAAGAAGGCGCAGCAGAGCAACCCATGGGTAAGCAGCTGCAAAAAGCCATTCTGCAAAGCTTGCCACACACATCTGCCAATACCAAACTGCTCTGGCAATATGCCCCCAACGGATTCAGCAACAAAGGCATGCCCGTTTTCCTGATAGCCCTTATGCTTCGCCTACGGCTACAGGGCATTCGTCAATACATCTTTTTCCACGAAATAGCCATGCGTACCCTTGGCTATGGGAGTCGGCAAATGCTCTTTTCGATGGTACAAAAATGGCTGGCCAACAAGATGAATGTTTTGGCCAAAGCTTCCGCCACCAGCATTGCTTTGTATCAACAATATTGCTGGTTGTACAAACCCATCATTATACCGGCTGGCAGCAATTTCCAACTGCCGAAGCAGCCACCAGCTCCGATAGTAAGTGAGGGTTTGCGTTGCTGCTGTTTTACCAACCGTTGCAGCCATGCCCTGTTGCAAGCCTTTGCACAATGGCTGGTTGACAACCCGGCGCATCAGCTCATCCTCATAGGGCAGGCAAATCCGGCGCAAACAGCACAAATACAACAGTGGTTGTCTGAACTTAAACTGCAGTCATCGGTACAATGTCTGGGAGCATTGCCCGCAACCGATATGATGGACCAATTACTGCTAAGTGATATCGTACTGCAATGGCAGCCCCGAACAGCCAACGGGCAGGGTGGGGTATCGGCCAAAAACGGCACCATCGCTGCCGCCATGCAGGCCGGCAAGCCCATCATCACCATTGCTGGTGATATGACCGAAGCCACTTACTTCAGGCACGGGCAAACCTGCTGGCTACTACAGGAAGATACACCGCAAGCCTGGCTGGATGCTGTGCAAGAACTCGGCGGCAATGCCACCCTCCGCCAGCAACTCGGCCACGCCGCCCAAGCCTGCTATCAGCAATACATGAGCGATACAGTATTGACAAACCAATTCGAAAAACTCTTGAACAATGAGCTAATGAGCCAATGTGCTAATGAGCTAATGAGCTAA
- a CDS encoding DUF1919 domain-containing protein: MKYGPSFWKRQFRMAKRKPAVAWLRHQLWSEEVSIISNDCFGGEYYRLLQLPYNTPFVGLMLMAPCYIKLLQHFDEYMEQPLHFVNESKYPSLNVQRQANSYPIGMLNDVEIHFLHYHNAEEAATKWKRRCQRINKQNMLIKFAGEKILQQMNIIQRSASCRSAKKSVWVPCPGLQQNPAIT, translated from the coding sequence ATGAAATACGGTCCCTCTTTTTGGAAACGCCAATTCCGGATGGCCAAACGCAAGCCAGCAGTTGCATGGCTACGGCACCAGCTGTGGTCGGAAGAGGTAAGCATCATCAGCAATGATTGTTTCGGCGGCGAGTATTACCGCCTGCTACAGTTGCCTTACAACACACCCTTCGTGGGGCTGATGCTCATGGCACCTTGTTACATCAAACTGTTACAGCACTTTGATGAGTATATGGAACAACCGCTTCATTTTGTAAACGAGTCCAAATACCCATCTCTCAATGTCCAACGCCAAGCCAATTCTTATCCCATAGGCATGCTCAACGATGTAGAGATTCATTTTCTGCATTATCACAATGCCGAAGAAGCAGCAACTAAATGGAAACGACGTTGCCAACGCATCAACAAACAGAACATGCTGATCAAGTTTGCAGGTGAAAAGATTTTGCAACAGATGAACATTATACAGCGTTCAGCAAGCTGTCGTTCAGCAAAAAAATCAGTCTGGGTACCATGCCCCGGCCTGCAACAGAATCCTGCTATCACCTGA
- a CDS encoding glycosyltransferase family 4 protein: protein MNIVLYSPRFYPLLGGLERVTMAWATYWQQQGHTVTVITHTPNPQPDNCTYRILRQPSLWQQWQAMRRADVVLMLNISLKGLPLVWLAGKPLFISHHTLLTDGDYARQWRQQLKRFICNRFARLNICCSHYVARSLRRTVVVHSPYDANLFQPGSGDRNPGSILFVGRLVSDKGIHTLLEAAARLQQQGLPFQLSIAGDGPLCEELQAFSNTQQLTQIQWLGAIDQPRLVRHMQLHQLVVVPSLVEPFGTVVPEALACGCTVICSNSGGLPEAAGGWATMVPAGDAAALTSAIQAALLSPNKPAATAAIAAHLQGLTVPASADALLRAIQQHL from the coding sequence TTGAACATCGTTCTCTACTCCCCCCGTTTCTATCCCCTCCTCGGTGGTCTCGAAAGAGTGACCATGGCCTGGGCTACCTATTGGCAGCAACAGGGGCATACGGTCACGGTCATCACCCACACCCCCAACCCGCAGCCCGACAACTGCACTTACCGCATCCTGCGCCAACCATCACTTTGGCAACAATGGCAGGCCATGCGCCGGGCCGACGTCGTACTCATGCTCAATATTTCCCTGAAAGGCTTGCCACTGGTTTGGCTGGCGGGCAAACCACTCTTCATCAGCCACCATACCCTGCTTACAGACGGCGACTATGCCCGGCAATGGCGGCAGCAACTCAAACGGTTCATCTGCAACCGTTTTGCCCGGCTCAACATTTGCTGCAGCCACTACGTAGCCCGCAGCCTGCGCCGCACGGTGGTGGTGCACAGCCCTTATGACGCCAATCTGTTTCAACCCGGCAGCGGCGATAGAAATCCCGGCAGCATCTTGTTTGTGGGCCGCCTCGTGAGCGACAAGGGCATCCACACCCTGCTGGAAGCCGCTGCCCGCTTGCAACAACAGGGGCTGCCATTTCAGCTCAGCATTGCCGGCGATGGTCCGCTTTGCGAAGAATTGCAGGCCTTTAGCAACACTCAACAACTTACCCAAATACAGTGGTTGGGCGCAATAGACCAACCCCGGCTGGTACGGCACATGCAACTGCACCAGCTGGTGGTTGTACCCTCATTGGTAGAACCCTTTGGTACGGTGGTACCCGAAGCATTGGCCTGTGGCTGTACCGTTATTTGCAGCAACAGCGGTGGCCTGCCCGAAGCAGCCGGTGGATGGGCCACAATGGTACCGGCCGGAGATGCAGCAGCCCTGACGTCGGCCATCCAGGCAGCATTACTATCACCAAATAAGCCAGCTGCAACTGCGGCAATCGCTGCACATTTGCAGGGCCTTACCGTTCCCGCATCGGCCGATGCCTTACTCAGAGCCATTCAACAACATTTGTAA
- a CDS encoding class I SAM-dependent methyltransferase produces the protein MMRGTRAVFDYAVCENCGSLQLLDEPADMSAYYCQGYYSTNHAVEGLFQPAWKAWLKQYRDAYWITGKGWLGKHIHQRMPNKSIELANLRHLELTSSTRILDVGCGTGTIPYVLYNAGFKQITGLEPFIQEDIHYANGLTIKKGWLTNYREEPFDLIMFNHSFEHLSSPHEYLDAAYNLLKPNGQLLIRIPTVSSFTFQQYQENWVQLDAPRHAMLYSRKGIELLAKAHQFDLQVMIDEGTSFQFIGSEQYQMDIPLHGDKRSWFEGNTELFTPVQIRQFEEQANELNRTGNSDSIAVTLQKR, from the coding sequence ATGATGCGTGGAACCAGAGCAGTATTCGACTATGCTGTTTGCGAAAACTGTGGCAGCTTGCAATTACTGGATGAACCGGCCGATATGTCGGCATACTATTGCCAAGGCTACTACAGTACCAATCATGCAGTAGAGGGGTTATTTCAGCCGGCATGGAAGGCATGGCTTAAACAATACAGAGATGCCTATTGGATAACAGGAAAAGGTTGGTTGGGCAAACATATTCACCAACGCATGCCGAACAAATCCATTGAACTGGCAAACCTGCGGCACTTAGAACTCACTTCCTCAACACGCATTTTAGATGTTGGTTGTGGCACAGGTACCATTCCCTATGTATTGTACAATGCGGGGTTCAAACAAATCACCGGCCTCGAACCATTCATTCAGGAAGATATTCACTACGCCAATGGCTTGACCATAAAAAAGGGTTGGTTGACTAATTATAGAGAGGAGCCTTTCGATCTCATCATGTTCAATCATTCATTCGAACATTTGTCATCACCACACGAATACCTGGATGCTGCTTACAACCTCCTAAAACCAAATGGGCAGTTGCTCATTCGGATACCTACTGTTTCTTCTTTCACCTTTCAACAATATCAGGAAAACTGGGTGCAATTGGATGCACCTCGTCATGCCATGCTGTATTCCAGAAAGGGTATCGAGCTGCTGGCAAAAGCACATCAATTCGACCTGCAAGTAATGATTGATGAAGGCACTTCTTTTCAATTCATCGGCAGCGAACAATACCAGATGGACATTCCGCTACATGGCGACAAACGCAGCTGGTTTGAAGGAAATACAGAGCTCTTTACGCCAGTCCAAATCCGTCAGTTTGAAGAGCAGGCAAATGAACTGAATAGAACTGGGAATAGCGATTCTATTGCTGTCACACTCCAAAAGCGATAA
- a CDS encoding glycosyltransferase, whose product MHLLLLTDSFPNQNGAGISQTLYNLLEGWQHPCTVLLPRHEAAPVDGRLPVQQLRYADGPWQPLHNRLGKWLNPWLQRKRLGWLSQQGLESIRTSLPPAQESLVLVSTTVPEKLMAAYWLQQQGYTVVPYFMDDWMADNRLQWKGYNLQQLVQQLLQQAPAWLMIGRQLAHTLRHRYNLLPKPTLIIHNPAPQVQLIDDSWLPIAIGMAGEENDLLSQPQTTNHKLPSHHQPPTTNYQPPTTNHQLIYAGSIWPMHADALIAVAKAIHLLQAQGQTAYQLTIYTSEAHWAQYRLQLTGPGVQYGGWKPYHEIHAPLQQAWLLVCTASFAEAHQAYSRSSVQTKLTDYMACGKPILFVGPADAASGAFVEDYDLGFTLATQVPADIAERLQAIARMPEQYHRKQLNSLHEAHTRFSKAEVQQELYAFLKKIPSRL is encoded by the coding sequence ATGCACCTCCTCCTCCTTACCGATAGTTTTCCCAACCAAAACGGGGCCGGCATCAGCCAAACCCTGTACAACCTGCTGGAGGGTTGGCAACATCCCTGCACCGTGCTCTTACCCCGGCACGAAGCGGCTCCTGTAGATGGCCGCCTGCCAGTGCAGCAGCTCCGCTATGCCGATGGGCCCTGGCAACCGCTTCACAACCGCCTCGGCAAATGGCTCAACCCCTGGCTGCAACGGAAACGCCTGGGCTGGCTGAGCCAACAGGGTCTGGAAAGCATCCGGACATCGCTGCCCCCCGCACAGGAATCGTTGGTACTGGTAAGCACCACCGTACCCGAAAAACTCATGGCCGCCTATTGGCTGCAACAGCAGGGCTACACCGTCGTGCCTTACTTTATGGACGACTGGATGGCCGACAACCGCCTGCAATGGAAAGGCTACAACCTGCAGCAGTTGGTACAGCAATTGTTGCAGCAGGCACCCGCCTGGCTCATGATCGGCCGCCAGCTGGCACACACCCTCCGCCACCGCTACAACCTCCTCCCCAAACCCACCCTCATCATCCACAATCCGGCACCCCAGGTGCAGTTGATAGATGACAGTTGGCTCCCGATAGCAATCGGGATGGCAGGAGAAGAGAATGACTTACTAAGCCAACCACAAACCACAAACCACAAACTGCCTTCCCACCATCAACCACCAACCACCAACTACCAACCACCAACCACCAACCACCAACTCATATACGCCGGCTCCATCTGGCCCATGCATGCCGATGCCCTGATTGCCGTGGCCAAAGCCATTCACCTGCTGCAGGCACAGGGGCAAACAGCCTATCAACTCACCATTTATACCAGCGAAGCACATTGGGCGCAATACCGCTTGCAGCTCACGGGCCCCGGAGTGCAGTACGGCGGCTGGAAGCCCTACCACGAAATACATGCCCCGCTGCAACAAGCCTGGTTGCTGGTATGCACCGCTAGTTTTGCGGAGGCACACCAGGCCTATAGCCGCAGCAGTGTGCAAACCAAACTCACCGACTATATGGCCTGTGGCAAGCCCATCTTGTTTGTAGGTCCTGCCGATGCCGCCAGCGGCGCCTTTGTAGAAGATTACGACTTGGGCTTTACGCTGGCCACGCAGGTACCGGCAGATATAGCCGAACGCTTGCAGGCCATTGCCCGCATGCCCGAACAATACCACCGCAAGCAGCTCAACTCCCTGCACGAAGCCCACACCCGCTTCAGTAAGGCTGAGGTACAACAGGAACTGTATGCGTTTTTGAAAAAGATTCCTTCCCGGCTGTAG
- a CDS encoding glycosyltransferase family 4 protein — protein sequence MHRGFETHIHDLATVCMQAPNRRFNVAVASAYNVPNSTYPHKKLLAISRNNRWLQHLTSNLHTQFHTEQLSILLPLLLHIHRIKPRVVYLGEYQLYCWLYKWRQLFGGQWQLCLHTGGQAMPGLFVPGKDWVHHVTDRFVASCRQQGFPDTHQFVLPHLITEQQPVVSAALANVQAAAHAPIVLSVGSLDESVKGMLSLLKALAQCGKPVYPILLGEASPETPAIEQYLQQHFGNAYYLGKATQPELAAWYQTADLLVSNSKAESFGLVMLEAMLQGTPVICHPWPGARWVFQDYAAYFTSSDIVGIAQTISQHVQRKNPAISAELRTYVQLRFGTSLAAQYITQLNKMLTA from the coding sequence GTGCACCGTGGCTTTGAAACACACATCCACGACCTGGCCACTGTGTGTATGCAGGCCCCCAATCGCCGTTTCAACGTGGCAGTCGCCTCCGCATACAATGTGCCCAACAGCACATACCCACACAAAAAGTTGTTGGCCATTTCCCGAAACAACAGGTGGTTACAACACCTCACCAGCAACCTCCACACCCAATTCCATACCGAGCAACTCAGCATATTATTGCCGCTGTTGCTGCACATCCATCGTATCAAACCCCGCGTAGTGTATTTAGGCGAATACCAATTGTATTGCTGGTTGTACAAATGGCGCCAGCTGTTTGGCGGGCAATGGCAACTATGCCTCCACACAGGTGGCCAGGCTATGCCCGGTCTGTTTGTACCAGGCAAAGACTGGGTGCACCATGTAACCGACCGTTTTGTAGCATCCTGCCGGCAGCAGGGCTTTCCCGATACACATCAATTTGTTTTGCCACACCTCATCACCGAACAACAACCCGTTGTGTCGGCTGCACTCGCCAACGTTCAGGCGGCAGCCCATGCACCCATTGTGCTCAGTGTTGGCTCCCTCGACGAATCAGTTAAAGGCATGCTATCGCTCCTGAAAGCTTTGGCGCAATGCGGCAAGCCTGTTTATCCAATATTGCTGGGAGAAGCCTCACCAGAAACACCAGCCATCGAACAATATTTACAACAACATTTTGGCAATGCTTACTACCTCGGAAAAGCCACACAACCAGAATTAGCTGCCTGGTACCAGACAGCCGATTTGTTGGTGTCCAACAGCAAAGCAGAGTCATTTGGTTTGGTCATGCTGGAAGCCATGCTGCAGGGTACGCCTGTCATTTGCCATCCATGGCCAGGGGCTCGTTGGGTATTTCAAGATTATGCTGCCTACTTTACTTCATCAGATATCGTAGGCATTGCGCAAACCATCTCCCAACATGTACAGCGAAAAAACCCGGCCATCTCTGCAGAACTACGCACCTATGTGCAACTCCGGTTTGGCACATCATTGGCAGCACAATACATCACACAACTCAACAAGATGCTCACGGCATGA
- a CDS encoding glycosyltransferase family 2 protein, with product MPVQYSIVIPTYKRNHQLALCLQRLQPAAQSLEASLYEVIVTDDAADAATEQLLLTQFPWATYTAGPHRGPAANRNHGASLAIGEWLVFTDDDCLPDAQWLQAYADAIELHPDCKAFEGAILPDDWALLKKTWPNAPSTPKAVAFGVPISWWPIRCFKNWVASTNSLPLPHRKTRIYNGAFNNITTLYLCSRQQWYIR from the coding sequence ATGCCTGTTCAATATTCAATTGTCATCCCAACATACAAACGCAACCACCAGCTGGCACTATGCCTGCAACGCTTGCAGCCAGCGGCACAATCGCTGGAGGCAAGTTTGTATGAGGTGATTGTAACAGATGATGCAGCCGATGCTGCAACGGAACAGTTATTGCTCACTCAATTTCCCTGGGCCACATATACTGCCGGACCGCACAGAGGACCAGCGGCTAACCGCAACCATGGCGCCAGTTTGGCCATCGGGGAGTGGCTCGTATTTACCGATGACGATTGCCTGCCCGATGCGCAATGGTTGCAGGCCTATGCCGACGCCATTGAATTGCATCCCGATTGCAAAGCTTTTGAAGGCGCCATCCTGCCCGACGATTGGGCGCTACTTAAAAAGACATGGCCGAATGCCCCGTCAACACCGAAGGCGGTTGCTTTTGGAGTGCCAATATCATGGTGGCCCATTCGCTGTTTCAAGAACTGGGTGGCTTCGACGAACAGTTTGCCATTGCCGCACAGGAAGACCAGGATTTACAATGGCGCATTCAACAACATCACGACATTGTATTTGTGCAGTCGGCAACAGTGGTACATCCGGTGA